DNA sequence from the Oligoflexus sp. genome:
GAAATTCGCTGTCATCACCCCGGCTCTGATCACGGGATCATTTGCGGAACGCGTGCGTTTTACGAGCTACATGCTCTTTATCACTCTCTTCATCGTCTTCATCTATTCGCCGCTCGCGCACATGACCTGGCATCCCAACGGGCTTCTGCGGACTATGGGCGTTCTGGACTTTGCTGGTGGAACGGTCGTTCACATGTCAGCTGGCTTCGCGGCTTTGGCCGGTGCTCTGATGCTCGGTCGCCGCAAGGATCACACGGGTGAAGCGCATACGCCTGCGAACATTCCCTTCATCATCCTCGGAACCGGCATGCTGTGGTTCGGCTGGTTCGGTTTCAACGCCGGTTCGGCTTTGGCTGCCAATGAAACAGCGGCTCAGGCTTTCGCAACGACCAACACGGCTTCCGCTTCCGCGGCTCTCGCCTGGGTTTTCTTTGATATGCTGAAGGGCCGTAAGCCTTCTGCTGTTGGCGCCTGTATCGGTGCGGTCGTTGGTTTGGTTGCCATCACGCCGGCTGCCGGTTTTGTCAGCGTCGGCGCTTCGATCTTCATCGGTGCCTTCTCCTCGCTCGTATCCTCGTTCATGGTTTCGCTGAAATCGAAAACCGCGATTGATGACACGCTCGATGTGTTCCCCTGCCACGGCGTAGGCGGCCTGATGGGTATGCTTTTGACCGGTGTTTTTGCCAAGGATGTGGGCCTTGCTTTCGGTCCCACCAAAACCTTCCTGATGCACTGCCTCGCGCTGGTTCTGGTCAGCGGCTTCTCCTTCTTCGGTTCTTACATTCTTTACAAGATCACCGATTGGATACTGCCGATGCGAGTTTCGGCTGAGGATGAAGAGATAGGTCTGGATCTGAGTCAGCACGGCGAAAGCATGCTGGATGGCGATGCCATTCTGCAAGGACACAGCGAAGTCCATGCCGCTGCTGGTAGAAAAGGCTTTCCTGTCGTGAGCCTGAATTCCCCCGGTGCTCCTGCTTAAGTCAGTACAAAGTAAGCAACCCGATGGCTGCAAGGCCGTCGGGTTGTGTTGTTTTCGCAGTCCGAAGTTTTTTAGAGCAGCATGCCCTTACGTACGGAGTCGGCCTTGGCCTTGCCTTTGAGTTGCTCGACAAGGTTCAGGGCAAAGGTCATGGCGGTGCCCGGGCCACGACTGGTCGTGATATCATTATCCACCACGACGGGTTCCAGCGAGAGTTTGGCATCCCGCAGCTGATCTTCAAAACCCGGATAACAGGTCGCGCGACGACCTTTAAGCATACCGTGCGCACCCAGGGCAATGGGTGCGGCACAGATCGCGGCGACTTTGCGGCTCTGTCCCAGCTGACGCTCGATCAGAGAGGCCACGCGCGGGTCATCGCGCAAAGTGTTGGCACCGGGCTGTCCGCCCGGCAAAACCACGAGATCCCATTCCTTGCTGTGCTCCTGGTCGAAAAGAGCATCAGCCTCGACGGCGATGCCGTGAGCCCCTTGCACCGTTTTATTCTTCAAAGCGAGGGTTCGAACCTGCACATCCGCCCGTCGCAAAACATCGACGATCGTGATCGCTTCGATTTCTTCAAAACCATCCGCCAAAAGAACAGCGACTTGAGACATCACGTACCTCCTGGAAAGACATCCTTATTTCTTTTTGTCTGCCTTTTTGTCAGCAGCAGCGGCTGTGCTGGCGCCGCCTTTTTCGATTTCGAGAGTACCGGTCATCAACGCGAAATGTCCAGGGAAGGAGCAGAAGTATTGGTATTTCTCGCCAGCTTTCAGCTTGCCTTTGGCCACGCTGGTCGAGTCCGAAGCGCCGCCGCCGACGATTTTCGTGTAGGCGATCACGTCACCGCTGGTTTTCAGCTGCTCGCTGTTGGCATCGATTTTCGCAGGATCAGCGCCTGCTGCTGCATAGCGTGGCTGGATGGCGGAAAGTTTGCCGTTCTCAACCAGAACAACGTTGTGGCCCATAGCGGCCGCAGGGAGCTTGCCAATATGTTTGAACTCGATTTTGATTTCCTGGGTGGCGCATTCTGCGGGGAGTTTGACTTCTTTTTTATCGTACTGCATTTGGTCGTTACCGGAGATGGTAACGGTACAGTCCACAGCGTAAGCTGCCTGAGCCATGAGACCAGCAAAAGCGAGAGCCAAGAGGGACGTCTTCATAACGATTTCCTTTCAAGAGAAATACATAGAGTCGTAAGCAGCAAATCTTAGCGACTTTGAAAGGCTTATCGTGCTCCGACCTGCAACGCAAGAGAGTTTTGATGGCGGATTGTGTTCAAGAAGACACAGCGCAGAGTCTGAGGGCCCGCATGGCCTTGGTTTGGAAAATTTACGGCGTGCAAGGCATCCAGGCGGGCGCCCTTCGCGGCATTTAACCGTCTAAAGCCTTTTGGAACTTGCCGTATATTCGTCCTTTTATGGGATGACCAGGCTTTTCTACAGAACAAAAATGTCCAGAAGTACGACGAGGGGCTGTGGACCTTAGTCGTTTCGAGCCTTTAGTCCGTCTTAGGATCTTCTCATTCTGCCCAGACTGAAAATAAATGGGCCGCACGCGGTATTTTACGACGTTAAATTCCTATAAAAATCAGCGCACTAGGCCTTCCATTGTGCAAGCTCTGGACGCTTCTGACCAGGCTTCTATCAATCGCAGCAAGTATCAACCGATAAGTTCTGGAATTCACGTACCACGACAAGTGGCTCGGGGTTTGCTCTGTAACCCCCATCGGCATTTGTGCGTAAAGAGTCGCTGCTTCGCAGTGGTGCGTGCGTCGTCAAACGTCGAGAATTCGATTGATAGTGGGTCAACGAATTCAGGGATTTAGGGCATAAGTTGGAGGTTTTGGGATGTTACATTTGAAGCGCTGGAGTTTGACGGCAGCGACGATCGTACTGATCAGCTGTAGTCCATACAAGAAGTCTGGGTATTCCGGTGGCGAGCAGACAGGTGCCACTGAAAATGAAACACCAGCACCCGGAACTGACAACGCAAATCCTACGCCCGGTATGCCTGGCAAAGCCAATAATCCCGGCGAAGCTCAAAAAGATAACAAGACCTTCCTTGTCTTGACGGATGAGGAAGCTCTTCATGGTTTGAAAGAAGGCGATACCCAGACCAAGATCGTTTGCGATCGTAACGTGGGCAAGACCAACAAAGTGATCACCGCATTCTGCGTGAATAACGTTCGTCCCAAGAGCCTTGCGGAACTCCAGGCTGCACTCGGTTTGGCTTTCCCAGCCAACGCCCAGGGCGGTCGCGGTAACAACGGTGCGGCCGGTAACGGTCCAGCCTTCGCGATCCAGGGTCATTCCTCGTCGCTCGTTGGTAAGTTCGTTTCGGCGATCAACCCACGCGTGATTCTGATGGACCGTACCACCAACGATATCGCCCTTGGTTTCGTTCGCGGTGAGCAGTTCTCGGAAATCGCTGTCAGAAACCCTGACAACACCTTCGATTTCTTCCTGGTTGGTTTCAAGCAGGCGTGTAACTCCAAGCCTGAGCATTGCAGCGCGGGCGAGCTTCTGACCGCCGCTGTGGAATCGAACTGGACTGAGTTTACTCTTTATCAAGACGTCGATCTGAAGAACACGATCGTCGACTGTATGCACTGTCACCAGCCTGATGGCCCACAGAGCCAGAAGATTCTGCGCATGCAGGAACTTCGTAACCCATGGACCCACTGGTTCCGTGATAACACCGACGGTCAGCAGCTGATCGCGGATTATACCGCAGCTTGGGGTACGGATGGTGTGGGTGGTGTACCGGGTAACCTGATTTCCGGTTCGGATCCCCAGCAGCTGGAGAACTTCCTGCGTGGGAACAATATGCTGTTCCAGGAAGCTCAACCCGTGGGTAACCCACGCGCTCAGCAGCCGAACGAGTTCTTGACTAATACGATTCGTACGGAGTTGGCTAACGCTGCTAATAATGGCCGGAGCCCGACTGCTGAGCAATTGAGATTGCGCTTCCTGGCTCGTAAGGCTCTTACATTCCAGAATGCTGCTTCAACGACACCACTCAACGCAGATACAGCTGCGCCCAAGAACTATATTCCGATCCCGTTCTTTGGTTTGAAAGTGGCTGATCCTACTCTGCAGGCAACATTCACTAAGCAGATTCAGGATTTCAAAGCTGGTACTTTGACAGTTGCTCAGTTCAAGGATACTCGTGACATCTTCCCAGCTGACCAGCAAATGTTGGCAGATGTTGGTTTCGCAGTGGCTCCTACAGAGACGCCACAGAACATCCTGGCCCTGGCTTGTGCTCAGTGTCACCACTCGGGTCTGGATCAGAGTTTGAGCCGTGCGAAGTTCAACGCTGTTGACTTCACGAAGATGGCGAACCTGAATGCTGAGCTGGATATTGCGATCGCTCGCTTGAAGCTTGGTTATACTCCTGAGCGTCTGAAGGCTGATGGCATCAAGATTCTTGCTGCTGACGGTTCTCAGGTTGCGATGCACAAAGGTGAGCACCTTCTGACGATGCCACCACGTCGCTTCAAGAGTCTGACTGATGCTCAGATCGACACTTTGGTTAAGTATCTCGAAAGCCAAAAGAAGCCCTAAGGCTTGAATTGAATCTCGATTGAACCCACAGCCCCTCCCATCCGGGAGGGGTTTTTTTATTGGGCAAGGGGTGTGATGGACTTGATCGTTTCCACTAGGATGGGGACAGCAAATCGGCTGAACAATGCGTTTCCCTCATCATCTTCACCAGGGGTTCCATTAGCAACAGCACCGTCCAGGTTGGAACCCCAAGCAAAAACTCTTCCATCTTTCGACAGTGCATAATTTGTGGGTTGGCCGCTAAAATCAAGGGTGGAGGTGATTTGCGTAATATTGGTTAACTTTGCTCCCTTGGAGTCAACAGTCTGGGATGGTTTGTCAGCATTTAGAGCGGAGCTGTTTGAACCGACCCCACCCGTTGTGTTATCACCCCAGCACATCACAGAACCATCTATAAGGATGACACAGGTCGTAAACGATTGTGATCTGACTTGAAGAGCACCCTTAGGCAAATCAGCTACGCGGAAATAAGGTGCAGCCTCGACACTCGAATCCAGCACTTTAGATTTCGGCATAACAGATTTGTTGCACCAAACGCTGCCTGTGACATCAAGCAGGCAGCTTGCTGATCCATTGGGGGCAGGTTGGATTGAATTAACACCTTCGGCTTGGGTAAGCCTAAATTCGCATTTACCTCCGCTGAAGGTGATTCCGCTACAGGGGTCTGCTCGATCGACAAATTCCTTAAGTTGGGCTTCACGCCAGGTTTTGGGCGTCGACTCTTCCGGCATGAAGCGATAACTTGCATTCTCATCATAAACGATCGACCAGCAATGGATCTTTTTGGATTCCAATTCAACACAGCTACTGCCGAATCTTTTAACTTTTTCGGGGAACTTCATTGCCGTTTGCAGATTGATATCTCTACGCGAAGGATAATTATCCTTGCCGATGACAGTACCCCAGCAGGCGACTTCGTCGGACTCCAGTAATGCACAGCTGCCAGCAATTTCCTTCGCTGCCAAACACGAATCCTTGGACTTAAAATACCCACCCTGGCAGGTATGACTCAACAAAACCTTCTCCGCCTGCCCCTTCTCCAAACGACACTCATAACGCCCTTCGCCACGCTGCAAAGCCAGATTATCCGTCCACTTCGCACCCACGCGATAGGCATTATCACAAAGCTTCGGCACGCAGGAAACGGTCGCCGGATCAAAATCCTCATCCTTCGCACAGCTGCGACGCACAGTCAGATTACACTGGCTCTTCGCCTCGGCTCCGGACTTGTCGTGGTACGAATCCAAAACGGACAACTCGACTTTGTAAGTTCCTTCATCCACATTCTTGATATTGAACGACGAAGGTAAAACCAGAGACTCATCCAGAATATCCTTCGCAAAAAGGCTCCGCACTTTCTCATTCTGAGCATTATAAAGCGCAAGATCCACCTTGTACCCATTCAGCTTCCCAAGCGACTTCTTCACCTCGACCAGATTATCAAGGCTATCCGCCGCCAGCAGCCCATTCTTCGGGCACTTCAGTCCCATGATTAAAACGCCAGGCGCTTCCAGTTCCACTTTGTGAATGGTATCGGTCGCAGCCGACGCATCCAAAACAAGATCAGCCGACAGCGGCGTATCACCGGAAATCTTCGCTTTCACCCGCGCGGCGCCCACTGGCAAAGCCACACAAGCTCGCGCGGTTAGAGTCAAAGCTTGATTGTTGCTGGTCCCCTGATACTGAACCTGCAGCTGAGCCAGCTGCTCACGGCTCAGTTCAACCCCGCCAGGGTTGGTGAATTTCACAAGAACCTTATCCTGCGTCCGGCCATTGATATCACACTGAACAGCCAGCGTATCATGCCGGTTGTTCAGGGAATAGCAGCCCGCGAGAAGCAGCATACTTACAAATAGAGTGGAAGTCTTAAGCATGTTCAACTCCTCAGGGTGCTTGAATAAGAGTGGCGTTGATTTCATCCGGAATCCCTTCACCAAGACCCGAACCACCGACTGTGCCATTACCCAGGCGGCCGAACTGATTATTACCCCAGCAGGAAACCTGGCCATTGCTATGCACGCCACAGCCGTGCCAAAAACCAACGCCCATGGACTTAATATCACGAAGGACGCCGCCGTCCGCATTCTGAATATCTTTCACCTGAAGGCGCGGGGGGCGGGTGTTGATGAACACGTTGTTCACGCGCTCATTTTCATAGGCGTTCGGGCCGAGCTGACAGATGGGCTGACCATCTTTCTTCAGCACGCACTGAATTTCACCGTTCAAACCCACTTCCTGGGTCACTTCAAAGAATTTTTTATTCTCTTCGGCGATCGTCATCACCCGCGGTATGTCCGGTACGCCATGAGCGAAGTTCCATTCGAGATTCTGCATGCGATCGGTTTTCAAACCCCAGCAGTAAAGTCGGTCATCGACCAGCAGCGCACACTTGCCTATCGACTGCGAGCTGATGGAACGGGCCGGTGCGGGCAGTACCACCGGGATCACTTCAGCCACATTTTCCGCTGTGATGGCGGCAAGGTCAGAACCCAGAGCCGAACCCTGACAGAAGACCGAACCATTGATATCAAGTCCACAGATCTCACGATCCGAAACGGCGAGCTGCTCGATTTTCTTGTCTGCGAATATGCGATTGGGATAAAGCCAGTTGCCAAACTGCAGAGTTTGACGGCGGCTCAAAAGATCCTTGCCCCAGCACAGGGCCTCTTTCTGATCATTCACAACGCAGTAGGTGTCGTGATCAGGACCACCACCAACAGTAAGGAACTTCACGCTATGCAGATCCGTGCCATCCGCGTTCCGAACAAATTGCGGTTGACCCTGGACTTCATACTGAACAAAACCATCGGCATCGACGGTCTTCGGCAGATAGCCCCAGCACTGCACGCGGCCGGAACTGAGAAGCGCACAGGAGGAGACGCTGCTGACAGCGACGGAGACGGCCGCTTCAGACAGGGCGAGCGGCGGCTGAGGACCCAGTGCTTTACCTGAGCTGCCCACGGCTTCACTCGGTCCCAGGGTATCGAAGACATTGTAACCCCAGCAGCTGACGTCACCATTTTCCAGGACGGCACAGCTATGATTCAGACCAGCGGCCACTTGAGTGGCGCCGATGCAGGAGGCGCGGGATTCAAAATAACCGGCATCGCAGCTGGCATCCGTTGCGACTTTGACAGGAGCACCGGCCTGCAATTGGCAGGTGAAAAGAGCGCTGCCTTTTTTATTGGAGAGAGTATCGTTCCAGAATTCACCGACGCGATATTTATTCTCGCAAAGAATCGGTTTGCAGCTCACCGTTTCGGGGTCGAAGCTTTCACCGGCACTCGCGCAGCTGCGCTTGACCTGAAGCGGACACTGCGAAGCCACGAGTTTGGCTTTGGCGCTGTTGCCGAAGAAGCTGTCCTGAATATTCAGATTCAGCGTGTATTCACCTTCCTGCAGGGCTTCCAAAGAGAGCCGGCCGGGAAGATCAAGAGCCTTCTGGCCAAAATCCTTGGAAAAGAGGCTGCCCAAATCGCGGCCGTTTTTATCGGTCACGGTCAGCTGCAGCTGAAGATTCTGCAGATTGCCGACGGCCTCTTTGATATCGAGTCTTGGCGCCAGCTCGTCATTGGCCAAAAATCCCTGTTCGGGACAGGGCCATTCCAGTTTGATGAGACCGCGTTCACTCAACGTCAGATCCCGGACAGTCGCCTCGCCTTCAGCTTTCAATCCGTCTTCAAAAGCCACCCATTCACGCACCGAGATCACCCGCACGGACAGCCGTCCATCCGCCTTGGGCAAGGCAAGGCAGCCCGCATAGGTCAGCGTTAAGGCCTCGACGCGTCCATCTCTATGAATAAACTCGGCGGTTGTACTGGCGCGATCCTGCTCGGAAAGCGGCGCCAGACCTGGGCTGAGCAGGCGGACGTATTCGATCTCTGGATTCACATCTTTGAGGCCACAGAGGACTTTGATATCCTCCACCCGATTGGAAAGGGTGCACCCCGATGTCAAAATTTGGCTGAAGATCAAGGTGCTTAGGTATTTCAAGACGGTCCGAACACGCATGAGGCTCTCCTCAATGGATACGGGAATTTAGACTAGTTGATTCCAGTTAGCAAGCTAAATATGCATATATGGCTTAGTTTTATTTGTAAGCAATTTTAGGTGGTTACGGAGACGTTATGGACTTTAAACGCTACCGCTGTGATATCCAGGTTCGTTTTCGGGATATAGATGGGCTTGGGCATATCAACAATGCTGTCTATCATTCCTATATCGAGATGTGCCGCACCCAATGGCTGGACGATGGTCTCGGGTGTGGCGTCTTTGCCAAGGGACAGAGAGTTCCCATTATCCTCGCGCGCACAGAGATGGATTATCTGAAACAGGCTCACCTGCATGATCGCATTTATGTGGAAGGCTTCATCTCGCATATCGGCGAGAAAAGTTTTCATCAGCGCTATGAAATCAAAACGCAGCAGCACACCGTAGCCGTCGCCAAAGCTGTTCTCGTCTGGTTTGACTTTGACAGGAATCAGAGTGTGCCTATTCCTGAAGATAAAAGGGTGCTGATGCGCGAGTACATGCCCGCTGAATAGTTCCCTTCACAATGTGAATACCGACATGGGTATTCACATCCGATACCCCGCCTTACCATAATTCGACTAGCGCACATATTACGTACATATTTGAGATTATTGAGAAAATTTTGCTGCGACTTGCAATAAAACTTTTTCATCTTCGTCTACCTTCGCGTTCGGTGATTCCAAAAATATAAATTTATGAAATGGAAACGGAGTAAACCTATGTTCAAACGAGTACTTGCTTTGTCGCTCACTGCAGTTCTGGCATCGACGAGCGCACTGGCTGCGGGTCCTGAAAGCACGGATGCAGAACAACTTCAGGGTGTTGTCACGGGCGCCAAAGACACCCTGTCGGCTTTGAAATTCAAATTCCAAGGCGTTCCCGGTATCAGCTACCAGGGCCAGGCCGTAGTTGTTGACTTGGGTACAACCGCCAATGCTTATGACAAAGAGATTCTCGAAAAACAACTTCCTCGCATCGAAAACTACCTGGTCAACGCTGGTCTGAAGCTGGGTGACGCGGCTCTGAAGCTGCCCTCGAATGAAGGCGTGACGATTTTCTATCAGGGCTGCGCCGAGACTTTGCGTGCGCAACGCCAGGTCGCAGTCGCCCAGGGCAAAGCCAAGTATAGCCTGAACTTCACCACCGATGACTTCAGCTCAGTCCTTGCCGACATCGAAGACGCTCTGGCTGTGAGCAACTGCCGTTAATTCACCTTGAAGAGGGGTCCACCATGGGTCTTGTTACCTCGATCCTGCTCGCGGCTGCCGCGGCGCAACCGTCGTCAGCCTGGGTTGAAAGCTGTAAAAAAACCGAAGCCGCTGCCGCCAGCTGGAACACTTACAAGGCTCTGGCCACTCTTGTGGACCTGGAATGGAAGAATGACCTGGAGCATTGCCAAAAGCTTGAAACCGCTTTGAAAAAAGCCCAGGTCATCGACCTTCGCAACGAATCGGTCCAGGATCTGACGCCCGTTTTCGCCTTGGAAAGTGTGACTCAGCTTCTGGCCAGCAACAATCAGATCAAGTCCATCGCGGGCATCGAACGATTGAAGAATCTTGAGCTTTTGGACCTGGGAAACAACCTCATCGAGGACGTTAGCGCACTCCCGGCGCTGAAAAAACTGAACCAGCTGCGCCTTGCCAAGAATGAAGTCAAGGACATCAAGCCGCTGTTAGGCATGCCGCAGCTTGAAAAGCTTTCCCTGGCCTATAACAAGCTGCGGGATATCGAGGGCCTCGGGTCCCTGCAAAAACTAAACTATCTGTCCCTGGCCAGCAACAGGATCGAAAGCTCCGAAGCTTTGAAGAGTCTGAAGAATCTTCAGGTGCTGAACCTTTCGTTCAATGTGGTCTGCTCGCCCAAGTCCTTCGACGGATTTGCGAGCAAGGACATCAAAATTATCGGTCGTGATAACCAAAACTGTAAGGATCGTTCATCATGAAACGCCTCTTTCGCCTTCTCTTCGTACTTCTAAGTCTGGCCGGCTTATCGGCAAGCGCCATGGCACAGGATCTGACGCCGGAAATGGCCAACCAGCTGAAAGAAAGAACATTCAGCATCGCAGCCAAACTTCAGCAGACCAAGGTGGGAATGGCTTCTTTGAATGCCTCGGTCCTTTCCCCTCAGGAAAATAAGCTCCTGAACGAAATACTGCCCAAGGTGGAACGACTGCTTTTGGATGCAGGCGATCTTTTCGGCAAGGCCGCTGAGAACCTGCCCGGGGAATTCGGCCAGGACTGTCTGCGCCAGGGCTGCAAGAAATTGCGTGAGGCTCTGGATTTTGTGAAGGATGGCAAGCGCCTCGTCCGTCGCAACGCGGAGCTGACCGTTTATTCGGACCTTCTGGAAGAAATCAAGGACGATATCAAGGATGCGATCCAGGATGTCGGCTGCCGCAAAAGAATTTTCGGTGGAGGTAGCCCTTGGCATGGAAAAAAGTTTCGTTCGGAGTATTCGACTCCGAACGGACAATGGGTGAAGGGATCCACGGAACTCAATGGGGATAATGGGTCCTACCAGACATCCTCGGGTCAAAGCGGTTCTTTTTATTCCGTCACCTATCGTGACAACGGTTCGATCGCGGAAGGATACTGGCGCTTCAGCAACGGTGGAACAGGCTGGTTCTCGTTCACGCTGAATGCAGATGGCCGCTCGTTCCATGGCAACTGGGGCGATGGCACCAGTATCGGTCAGCTGCAGAAGGGCTCGTGGAAGGGCCAGCTTTAAGTCGAAAAATAAAGCAAGCTGTTGCAATTTTTTTGAAGTTCACACGTCTCACTCAGCATCCAGAAGATGGATGGTTTTTTTAAAGTTCACTTTTGAAAGAAGGTACACACGCATGTTCAAGAAGGTAACTCTCG
Encoded proteins:
- a CDS encoding DJ-1 family glyoxalase III — protein: MSQVAVLLADGFEEIEAITIVDVLRRADVQVRTLALKNKTVQGAHGIAVEADALFDQEHSKEWDLVVLPGGQPGANTLRDDPRVASLIERQLGQSRKVAAICAAPIALGAHGMLKGRRATCYPGFEDQLRDAKLSLEPVVVDNDITTSRGPGTAMTFALNLVEQLKGKAKADSVRKGMLL
- a CDS encoding leucine-rich repeat domain-containing protein, coding for MGLVTSILLAAAAAQPSSAWVESCKKTEAAAASWNTYKALATLVDLEWKNDLEHCQKLETALKKAQVIDLRNESVQDLTPVFALESVTQLLASNNQIKSIAGIERLKNLELLDLGNNLIEDVSALPALKKLNQLRLAKNEVKDIKPLLGMPQLEKLSLAYNKLRDIEGLGSLQKLNYLSLASNRIESSEALKSLKNLQVLNLSFNVVCSPKSFDGFASKDIKIIGRDNQNCKDRSS
- a CDS encoding thioesterase family protein, producing the protein MDFKRYRCDIQVRFRDIDGLGHINNAVYHSYIEMCRTQWLDDGLGCGVFAKGQRVPIILARTEMDYLKQAHLHDRIYVEGFISHIGEKSFHQRYEIKTQQHTVAVAKAVLVWFDFDRNQSVPIPEDKRVLMREYMPAE
- a CDS encoding ammonium transporter, whose translation is MKTSVPLIILVALSLFAAFVPATEPLKTGGAIVPGDVAWMLCSSALVLFMTPGLSFFYGGMVRTRNVISTMLQSFISMGLVSLIWIAVGFSLAFGDSIGGFIGNPSTFFMFKGVTGATHPDLSPTVPLLLFAMFQLKFAVITPALITGSFAERVRFTSYMLFITLFIVFIYSPLAHMTWHPNGLLRTMGVLDFAGGTVVHMSAGFAALAGALMLGRRKDHTGEAHTPANIPFIILGTGMLWFGWFGFNAGSALAANETAAQAFATTNTASASAALAWVFFDMLKGRKPSAVGACIGAVVGLVAITPAAGFVSVGASIFIGAFSSLVSSFMVSLKSKTAIDDTLDVFPCHGVGGLMGMLLTGVFAKDVGLAFGPTKTFLMHCLALVLVSGFSFFGSYILYKITDWILPMRVSAEDEEIGLDLSQHGESMLDGDAILQGHSEVHAAAGRKGFPVVSLNSPGAPA
- the azu gene encoding azurin, whose protein sequence is MKTSLLALAFAGLMAQAAYAVDCTVTISGNDQMQYDKKEVKLPAECATQEIKIEFKHIGKLPAAAMGHNVVLVENGKLSAIQPRYAAAGADPAKIDANSEQLKTSGDVIAYTKIVGGGASDSTSVAKGKLKAGEKYQYFCSFPGHFALMTGTLEIEKGGASTAAAADKKADKKK